A genomic segment from Verrucomicrobiia bacterium encodes:
- a CDS encoding c-type cytochrome, with the protein MSDSNKVDANSDLRTSRKRPALGLVAFAVLCILGVVALYHYIVTGGLRARQTPSALETALAQGLVNFSIPNQEKSRRNPLNESATGPDTAAGQGLYQKHCEVCHGFDGGGKTVASGGLYPPPLDLRHVALVRRKRTDGELFYFIRNGVRNTGMPGWQLTEQQIWQLVAYIRALPETVTADATAPTDEHGFTTRTAHYVGSAACRKCHASIYETWRTTPMANIVRNPREHPDAIIPDLSTKDPLVSFTAADIAFVYGSKWKQRYFKKIGDDYYVLPAQWDVTHHQWRPYFVKEDWWAPLYPPDNFRRPTSALCDGCHSVNYDIKTKTVTEWNVGCEKCHGPGSDHVQHPTSSNIVNPARQGYVPANDVCIQCHSQGRALENPIAGKYYDWPVGYDVTRKLSDFWKLEDHKLGDTSFTHFGDGTAHKNRMQGNDFVTSLMYTHGVTCFTCHDVHGTGNSANLRKSARVLCLDCHGPNSPNGPHAATIEQHTHHKADSAGSECIACHMPKIAQTIADVNVRSHTFRFVYPAMTEALHIPNACNNCHSDKTTMWATAALKTWADRSPWRIGQ; encoded by the coding sequence GTGAGCGATTCGAATAAAGTCGATGCCAATTCTGACCTCCGGACATCCCGAAAGCGTCCGGCTCTTGGCCTTGTTGCCTTTGCCGTCCTTTGCATTTTAGGCGTTGTCGCCCTATATCACTACATCGTTACGGGCGGTTTGAGGGCCCGCCAAACCCCCTCGGCCCTCGAAACTGCCCTGGCACAGGGGTTGGTGAACTTCAGTATTCCCAACCAAGAAAAGTCCCGCAGGAATCCGCTCAATGAAAGCGCCACCGGTCCGGATACGGCTGCCGGGCAGGGATTATATCAAAAACATTGCGAAGTTTGCCACGGCTTTGATGGCGGCGGGAAAACTGTTGCCAGTGGTGGATTGTACCCGCCGCCGCTTGATCTGCGTCACGTTGCTCTTGTGAGGCGCAAACGGACGGATGGCGAACTCTTTTATTTTATTCGCAATGGCGTTCGCAACACCGGCATGCCCGGGTGGCAATTGACGGAGCAACAGATTTGGCAGTTGGTCGCCTATATTCGCGCTCTGCCCGAAACTGTTACGGCGGATGCGACTGCGCCAACTGACGAACACGGATTTACCACGCGCACCGCTCATTACGTCGGCTCGGCTGCGTGCAGAAAATGTCACGCCAGCATTTACGAAACCTGGCGCACAACACCCATGGCCAATATCGTGCGTAACCCGCGAGAGCATCCGGACGCAATCATTCCCGATCTCTCAACCAAGGACCCGTTGGTGAGTTTTACGGCCGCCGACATTGCCTTTGTTTACGGCAGCAAGTGGAAACAGAGATATTTCAAGAAGATCGGCGACGACTACTATGTGTTGCCCGCGCAATGGGACGTCACGCATCACCAATGGCGCCCCTACTTTGTCAAAGAGGACTGGTGGGCGCCCTTATATCCGCCTGATAATTTTAGGCGTCCGACCAGCGCGCTTTGCGACGGCTGTCACTCAGTGAATTATGACATCAAAACCAAGACAGTGACAGAATGGAATGTGGGTTGCGAAAAGTGTCACGGGCCGGGGAGCGACCATGTGCAGCATCCGACCAGTTCCAATATAGTCAATCCGGCCCGCCAAGGCTACGTTCCAGCCAACGATGTTTGCATCCAATGCCATTCCCAGGGCCGAGCGTTGGAGAATCCAATAGCGGGAAAGTATTATGATTGGCCCGTGGGTTACGACGTGACGCGGAAGCTGAGCGACTTCTGGAAATTAGAAGACCACAAGCTCGGAGACACATCATTTACCCATTTCGGTGACGGAACCGCGCACAAGAATCGTATGCAGGGCAACGACTTCGTCACGAGCCTGATGTATACGCATGGGGTTACATGTTTCACCTGCCACGACGTGCACGGCACCGGGAATAGCGCGAATCTGCGAAAGTCAGCCCGCGTTCTTTGCCTCGATTGCCACGGCCCTAATTCTCCCAATGGGCCTCACGCCGCCACAATCGAGCAGCATACACATCATAAGGCGGACAGCGCAGGCAGCGAGTGTATCGCGTGCCATATGCCGAAGATCGCGCAGACTATCGCCGACGTGAATGTCCGCAGTCATACCTTTCGCTTTGTTTATCCCGCCATGACCGAAGCTCTCCACATTCCAAATGCGTGCAACAACTGTCATTCTGACAAAACGACAATGTGGGCTACGGCTGCTCTGAAGACATGGGCGGATCGTTCACCGTGGCGCATCGGCCAATGA
- a CDS encoding chromate resistance protein ChrB domain-containing protein, which translates to MTKRLFQTQTSQWLLLLYALPASRNSQRVNLWRKLKTFGAVQLKTSGYVLPDDPAQYERCQWLSKQVRDAGGEATLVRVGEIDGISDLEVRGMFNQARTQEYKELAVASRATLVWHKKGAEAKFSAELEKCQRRFRQIRAIDYFNSPGVHDAQVALERVKKALAPRKRSEVGRKLDSSAFVGKTWLTRPRPGIDRAGSAWLIRRFIDDKARFVFGMDPAEHPKALPFDMADVDFSHHGEDCTFETLVKRFGIVDRAVLRMAEMVHDADLEDEKFHSNECIGINCVLNGWAHTGIPDGKLLDRGMDCFEGLYRNLRK; encoded by the coding sequence ATGACAAAACGATTGTTTCAAACACAAACTTCGCAGTGGCTGCTCCTGCTCTATGCGCTGCCGGCTTCGCGCAATAGCCAACGCGTGAACCTGTGGCGCAAGCTCAAGACATTCGGCGCGGTCCAGCTTAAGACCTCAGGCTACGTCTTGCCCGACGACCCAGCACAATACGAGCGGTGTCAGTGGCTATCGAAGCAGGTTCGTGACGCGGGCGGCGAAGCAACTCTGGTTCGAGTGGGGGAGATCGACGGGATCTCGGACCTTGAGGTCAGAGGGATGTTCAACCAGGCCCGCACCCAAGAGTATAAGGAGTTGGCTGTGGCGAGCCGCGCCACGCTGGTCTGGCACAAGAAGGGAGCCGAGGCCAAGTTCTCAGCGGAGTTGGAAAAGTGTCAACGGCGTTTCAGACAGATTCGCGCCATCGACTATTTCAACTCGCCCGGGGTGCACGATGCCCAGGTAGCGCTTGAACGGGTCAAGAAGGCTCTGGCTCCAAGAAAAAGGAGCGAGGTCGGGCGGAAGTTGGATTCAAGCGCCTTTGTCGGCAAGACCTGGCTGACTCGCCCACGGCCTGGTATTGATCGCGCCGGCTCGGCGTGGCTCATTCGCCGATTTATCGATGACAAAGCCAGATTTGTCTTTGGTATGGACCCGGCAGAGCACCCCAAAGCGCTCCCCTTCGATATGGCCGATGTGGATTTCTCCCATCATGGAGAGGATTGTACATTCGAGACGCTGGTGAAGCGCTTTGGGATTGTGGACCGAGCCGTGCTCAGAATGGCCGAAATGGTTCATGACGCGGACCTGGAGGACGAAAAGTTCCACAGCAACGAGTGCATTGGCATCAATTGCGTGCTGAACGGCTGGGCACACACTGGAATCCCTGATGGCAAATTGCTGGATAGAGGCATGGACTGTTTTGAAGGGCTTTATCGGAATCTGCGCAAATGA
- a CDS encoding c-type cytochrome domain-containing protein — protein sequence MRHDPSNLLLFLGHFHPLLVHLPIGGLVLLGVLELVSIFTRWKDAAQNSRWILGFVCGTVLVSAASGWMLGHASGYDRHLLDWHRRLGFALSAACLITFLLRQWQRIWSYRIALFATLGLLAVTGHLGGSITHGRGFLTRYAPGPLRALLGEPRVREAARPSASFTRQPVFAGIIEPILQERCVACHRGEKHKADLRLDSLEGLLRGGQDGTVIKPGQAKASLAVQRMLLPLDADDHMPPQDQPQPTAQEIALIEWWINAGAPATEDIHDLQPKPEILRLLEVVSKQPELAR from the coding sequence TTGAGGCACGACCCAAGCAACCTGCTGTTGTTCCTGGGCCACTTCCATCCGCTGCTGGTGCATCTGCCCATCGGCGGTTTGGTGCTGCTGGGAGTTTTGGAACTGGTGAGCATTTTCACTCGCTGGAAAGACGCGGCGCAAAACAGCCGATGGATCCTGGGCTTTGTTTGCGGAACAGTTTTGGTCTCCGCCGCGAGTGGCTGGATGTTGGGGCATGCCAGTGGCTACGATCGGCACCTGCTGGACTGGCATCGGCGGCTGGGATTTGCCTTAAGCGCAGCATGCCTGATAACCTTCCTGCTACGGCAATGGCAGCGGATTTGGTCTTATCGCATTGCGCTGTTTGCAACACTTGGGCTGCTCGCCGTTACGGGTCATCTGGGCGGCTCGATTACCCACGGACGGGGTTTTCTTACCCGCTATGCTCCCGGGCCTCTGCGAGCGTTACTGGGCGAACCGAGGGTTCGGGAAGCTGCAAGGCCCAGCGCCTCATTTACCAGGCAGCCTGTTTTCGCGGGCATTATCGAACCGATTCTGCAAGAACGCTGCGTGGCCTGCCACCGAGGGGAAAAGCACAAGGCGGACCTGCGACTGGATAGTTTGGAAGGTTTGCTGCGAGGCGGTCAGGATGGTACTGTAATCAAACCCGGCCAAGCCAAGGCCAGCCTGGCGGTTCAGCGCATGTTATTGCCTTTGGACGCAGATGATCACATGCCTCCTCAAGACCAGCCGCAACCGACGGCCCAGGAGATTGCGTTGATCGAGTGGTGGATCAACGCAGGCGCGCCCGCCACTGAAGATATTCACGACCTGCAACCCAAGCCGGAAATCCTACGCCTCCTGGAGGTCGTTTCAAAGCAGCCCGAGTTAGCAAGGTAA
- a CDS encoding TIGR03118 family protein yields MNTKTPLRAVFSLGLSLAVCGLLNVPPCLHAATVNVSVVDFAFTPASVTINQNDEVTWNFSSANQAPHSSTSDGGLWDSGILGAGAGFSHTFNLSGNFPYHCTVHPFMTASVTVQAPPTPPPPTNNPPPVSTASGYVEGKLVADMAGNAFRTDARLVNPWGLVAGPDLIVINDNGTGITTVYGPIGQLYSFDIQIPAPGGGTSAPSGLVLNDTSAFVVNNAGHQAPSQFLMSTEDGAIIAWNHQINGSNAVIAVDNSASGAVYKGLDIARDMNGNPQIYAANFHVGVVDVFDSSFQYVSSFTDSNLPPNFAPFNIRNVQGYLLVSFALQKLPDAHDDAAGPGNGFLDLFDTDGTLLRRFTSQGALNSPWGLAVAPANFGEFSNALLVGNFGDGKISAYNLLTGKWLGYLKDTSGNDVVVDGLWGLSFQRSSWEDSFNVPLPRLYFSSGPNAEADGLMGYLRPLNTHFPAAH; encoded by the coding sequence ATGAACACCAAAACACCGCTGCGCGCAGTCTTCTCATTAGGATTATCACTGGCAGTTTGCGGCCTCCTCAACGTGCCGCCTTGCCTGCATGCGGCCACCGTGAACGTCAGCGTCGTTGATTTCGCCTTCACTCCGGCGAGCGTGACCATCAATCAAAACGATGAGGTCACCTGGAACTTCAGTTCGGCCAACCAGGCCCCTCACTCGAGCACCAGCGACGGCGGATTATGGGACTCGGGCATTCTCGGCGCCGGCGCCGGCTTCAGCCACACCTTCAACTTGAGCGGCAACTTTCCATACCATTGCACCGTGCACCCGTTCATGACCGCATCGGTCACCGTGCAAGCGCCTCCTACCCCGCCGCCTCCTACAAATAACCCTCCCCCGGTAAGTACAGCGAGCGGCTACGTTGAAGGCAAGCTGGTCGCCGATATGGCCGGCAATGCCTTCCGCACCGACGCGCGGCTTGTCAATCCCTGGGGGCTGGTCGCCGGCCCGGACCTGATCGTCATCAACGACAATGGCACGGGCATCACGACCGTGTATGGCCCCATTGGCCAGCTCTATAGCTTTGATATCCAAATTCCCGCGCCTGGCGGCGGCACCTCTGCCCCTTCCGGCCTTGTCCTCAATGATACCTCCGCCTTCGTCGTCAACAATGCCGGACACCAGGCCCCCAGCCAGTTCCTCATGTCCACTGAAGACGGCGCCATCATCGCCTGGAACCACCAGATCAACGGTTCCAATGCCGTCATCGCCGTGGATAACTCGGCCTCCGGCGCCGTCTATAAAGGTCTCGACATCGCGCGCGACATGAACGGCAATCCTCAAATCTATGCCGCCAATTTCCATGTGGGCGTTGTGGACGTCTTCGATTCCAGTTTCCAATATGTCTCCTCGTTTACCGATTCGAATCTGCCGCCCAATTTTGCTCCATTCAACATCCGCAACGTCCAGGGCTACCTCCTGGTCAGCTTCGCACTCCAAAAACTGCCGGACGCCCACGACGATGCAGCCGGTCCGGGCAACGGCTTTCTGGACCTCTTCGATACGGACGGCACGCTCCTGCGGCGGTTCACATCCCAGGGCGCGCTCAATTCGCCTTGGGGCCTGGCCGTGGCGCCGGCGAACTTCGGCGAATTCAGCAACGCCCTGTTGGTCGGCAATTTTGGCGACGGTAAAATCAGCGCCTATAATCTCCTGACGGGCAAATGGCTGGGGTACCTCAAGGATACCAGTGGCAACGATGTCGTCGTTGATGGGCTGTGGGGTTTGAGCTTTCAGCGCTCATCCTGGGAAGACTCATTCAATGTCCCCCTCCCGCGACTCTACTTCTCCTCGGGCCCGAATGCGGAGGCCGATGGGCTTATGGGCTACCTGCGCCCGTTGAACACCCATTTTCCCGCAGCGCATTGA